From a single Methylacidiphilum kamchatkense Kam1 genomic region:
- a CDS encoding aminotransferase class V-fold PLP-dependent enzyme, with protein sequence MLKCSIEDILSIENLRNTLFPVTRNRVFMAHAAVSPLPAPSAEKISEAAFESSDWSQETESFFETITKARETAAKLINAKPSEIALLGPTALGLNLVANGIPWKPGDEVVYYPDDYPTNVYPWKNLEKFGVKAVPLCPEEPGKITLPLVLSVLSSKTKLVALASCHYLSGYLLDYKEIGKALHDRGILFSLDGIQSLGISTMDSEYFDFLSADSHKWLLGPLGAGIFYCKESLQDYLAPSLLGAWNVKSPHFIAQETMELEKGARRYESGALYALGIIGMEASMDLLLAIGIDKIRERILFLHQYLRESLNRIGWKCLSDDFPLERCSGIISATATGVDPTELLAKLKSQGIIISFRMDRNKNWYIRFAPHFYNTEDEINRAIEILSHKD encoded by the coding sequence ATGCTAAAATGTTCGATCGAAGATATTCTTTCCATAGAAAATTTAAGAAATACGCTTTTTCCTGTAACACGGAATAGAGTTTTCATGGCTCATGCGGCCGTTTCTCCTTTGCCCGCTCCTTCGGCAGAGAAGATATCAGAAGCCGCATTTGAGTCTTCTGATTGGAGTCAAGAAACAGAATCGTTTTTTGAAACCATTACAAAAGCCAGAGAAACAGCTGCTAAATTAATCAATGCTAAGCCCTCCGAAATAGCTTTGCTAGGCCCTACCGCTCTTGGGCTTAATTTGGTAGCCAATGGTATCCCATGGAAGCCAGGAGATGAAGTTGTCTATTATCCAGATGATTATCCAACCAATGTCTATCCATGGAAAAATCTTGAAAAATTTGGGGTTAAAGCTGTTCCTTTATGTCCTGAAGAACCAGGCAAAATAACCTTGCCTTTAGTTTTGAGTGTCCTTAGCTCCAAAACGAAGCTTGTGGCACTGGCTAGTTGCCATTATCTTTCAGGTTATCTTTTGGATTACAAAGAAATTGGCAAAGCGCTACATGATCGGGGCATTTTATTTAGTTTAGATGGGATACAGTCCTTAGGCATTTCAACTATGGACTCTGAATATTTTGATTTTCTCAGTGCTGATTCTCACAAGTGGCTTCTAGGTCCTCTTGGAGCGGGGATATTCTATTGCAAAGAATCCTTACAGGATTACCTAGCTCCTTCTTTGCTTGGCGCATGGAATGTCAAGTCTCCCCATTTTATTGCCCAGGAAACAATGGAATTAGAAAAAGGAGCTCGACGCTATGAAAGTGGGGCTCTCTATGCTTTAGGCATTATTGGAATGGAGGCTTCGATGGATCTTTTGCTTGCAATCGGTATTGATAAGATCAGAGAAAGGATTCTTTTTCTACATCAGTATCTTAGAGAAAGTCTAAATCGAATTGGTTGGAAATGCTTGTCAGACGATTTTCCCCTTGAGCGATGTTCTGGAATAATTTCTGCAACAGCAACTGGAGTTGATCCTACAGAACTGCTTGCCAAATTAAAATCTCAAGGAATAATAATTTCTTTTCGGATGGATAGGAATAAAAATTGGTATATTCGATTTGCTCCGCACTTTTATAACACCGAAGATGAAATTAATAGAGCTATTGAAATCTTATCCCATAAAGACTGA
- the mobA gene encoding molybdenum cofactor guanylyltransferase MobA yields the protein MQIDSDGVILCGGQGKRMGGKEKGLLLLKGKPLFVYAAEKLAPRVKTLWISANRFLDEYAKYGWPVIKDCVEKLGPLGGIYSVLLNIQSPLLFVLPCDCPFFEVGWETVLLEKLLSSSASVAYISDGQKEQFLFALFKKSALPQLEEYLLSGQRRVEGFYRKVAALKVDWTEASQRFFNINTLEAFEEANKMFDWMEKS from the coding sequence ATGCAAATTGACAGCGATGGGGTCATACTATGCGGGGGGCAAGGCAAACGGATGGGAGGAAAAGAAAAGGGGCTTTTACTGCTTAAAGGAAAACCGTTATTTGTTTATGCTGCTGAAAAACTTGCACCTAGGGTAAAAACCCTTTGGATCAGTGCCAACCGTTTTCTCGATGAATATGCAAAATACGGGTGGCCTGTTATAAAAGACTGTGTAGAAAAGCTTGGACCATTAGGAGGGATCTATTCAGTGCTTCTGAATATACAAAGTCCTTTGTTGTTCGTTCTTCCATGTGATTGTCCTTTTTTTGAAGTTGGATGGGAGACAGTCCTTCTTGAAAAACTCCTTTCTTCTTCTGCTTCGGTTGCTTATATTTCGGATGGACAAAAAGAACAGTTTCTTTTTGCTCTTTTCAAAAAATCCGCATTGCCACAGCTAGAAGAATATTTGCTCTCAGGACAGCGACGAGTCGAAGGCTTTTATCGAAAAGTCGCAGCGCTTAAAGTGGATTGGACTGAGGCATCGCAAAGATTTTTTAACATCAATACCCTTGAAGCATTTGAGGAAGCCAATAAGATGTTTGATTGGATGGAAAAAAGCTAG
- a CDS encoding Slp family lipoprotein: protein MLFFFLSLFLLGGCSISPITGSYRHKASKQPSFSLLSARPSAFIGQNVLLGGVIQRCMNHEGESLMLIIQKPLDPTTDKPIVQSPSKGKFYLWYKGKVDPKVYSTGKTITVAGKIVSPFKTSIESPHYLIVEGEEFFLWPKESLPSYTQKVPTKTILENVWEPVGFEPWTTGWGEGWW, encoded by the coding sequence ATGTTATTTTTTTTTCTAAGCCTTTTCCTACTTGGAGGCTGTTCAATCAGCCCCATTACAGGATCCTATCGTCACAAAGCTAGTAAACAACCCTCATTTTCCTTACTATCAGCTCGTCCTAGCGCATTCATCGGCCAAAACGTTCTTTTAGGAGGAGTCATCCAACGATGTATGAACCATGAGGGAGAAAGTTTGATGTTGATTATTCAAAAACCTCTAGATCCCACAACAGACAAGCCAATAGTACAATCTCCTTCCAAAGGAAAATTCTATTTATGGTACAAAGGGAAAGTCGATCCCAAAGTCTATTCAACTGGCAAAACGATTACTGTTGCTGGAAAGATCGTCTCTCCATTTAAAACTAGTATAGAGAGCCCACATTATTTAATCGTCGAAGGGGAAGAGTTTTTTCTGTGGCCCAAAGAATCGCTCCCTTCTTATACCCAAAAAGTTCCCACAAAAACCATTCTAGAAAATGTATGGGAACCGGTTGGATTTGAACCATGGACCACAGGATGGGGAGAAGGATGGTGGTAA
- the mobB gene encoding molybdopterin-guanine dinucleotide biosynthesis protein B — MQKQALAIVGFVGRSGCGKTTLICKLVALLASKGYKVGALKHAHKGFQMDCPGKDSFKFKESGASSVCIISEKQAAMIVDCECSQQIILNAFFDLMRSFEYHFILIEGFKKDPFPKFCFIDRIEQGEEVLRETDNCLGFITEQRVPISSFKNLPVFFRDDVTAISSFLLDARVSLSR; from the coding sequence ATGCAAAAACAAGCTTTAGCTATTGTTGGTTTTGTAGGAAGAAGCGGTTGTGGAAAAACCACACTAATATGTAAACTTGTTGCATTGCTTGCTTCTAAAGGCTATAAAGTTGGGGCTTTAAAGCACGCCCATAAGGGGTTTCAAATGGATTGTCCTGGAAAAGATAGTTTCAAGTTTAAAGAATCTGGAGCTTCAAGCGTCTGCATCATTTCAGAAAAGCAAGCGGCAATGATTGTGGATTGTGAGTGTTCTCAACAAATAATTCTCAATGCATTTTTTGATCTGATGCGCTCTTTTGAGTATCATTTTATCTTGATCGAAGGATTTAAGAAGGATCCATTCCCGAAGTTTTGTTTTATCGATAGGATTGAACAAGGGGAAGAAGTGTTGCGAGAAACAGATAATTGCCTTGGGTTCATTACTGAACAAAGAGTACCGATAAGTTCTTTTAAAAACTTACCCGTTTTTTTTAGAGACGATGTAACGGCTATAAGTTCTTTTTTGTTAGATGCCAGAGTTTCTTTAAGTCGTTGA
- a CDS encoding prephenate dehydratase, translated as MKVEQIDDRKKVNKKVGYLGPEATFSHLVVKKRFPDWQHHSLGSIEDIIEFVKTFADGEERIGLIPIENSTGGMILESVDLLLEEDFHLYIQEELSLNVQLALIGRKGQEIKEIYSHPTPLFYCRKWLKTKFPRAKIQKTASTSEAARIVSENPYSAALSTRLAAEIYKLDILEFPVLEGNVNLTQFFVLSPFPCVGSTAETTIVFSVKDEPGSLCSFLEPFRDGKLNIKRIVSRPIPGKLNTYLFLLSVQAGKESVPLEKALRKAEQYAIWLKSLGSYPIRETFNV; from the coding sequence ATGAAAGTGGAGCAAATAGACGACAGAAAAAAGGTGAATAAAAAGGTCGGGTATTTGGGCCCCGAAGCGACGTTTTCTCATCTTGTAGTCAAGAAAAGATTCCCTGATTGGCAACACCATTCTCTGGGCTCTATAGAGGATATTATTGAATTTGTCAAGACATTTGCCGATGGAGAAGAAAGGATTGGATTGATTCCAATTGAAAATTCCACTGGAGGAATGATTCTTGAATCGGTTGATTTGCTTTTGGAAGAAGACTTCCATCTTTATATTCAAGAAGAGCTTTCGTTGAATGTTCAATTGGCATTGATTGGAAGAAAAGGTCAAGAAATCAAAGAGATCTATTCCCATCCTACTCCTCTTTTTTATTGCAGGAAATGGCTGAAAACAAAGTTTCCACGGGCTAAAATACAGAAGACAGCTAGTACTTCAGAGGCAGCGAGAATAGTTTCTGAAAATCCTTATTCTGCGGCACTTTCGACTCGTTTAGCTGCAGAAATTTATAAGCTAGATATCCTAGAGTTTCCTGTACTTGAAGGAAATGTCAATCTCACACAATTTTTTGTCTTAAGTCCTTTTCCTTGCGTAGGATCGACTGCCGAAACAACCATTGTTTTTTCAGTAAAAGATGAGCCTGGAAGTTTGTGTTCCTTTTTAGAACCTTTCAGGGATGGCAAATTAAACATCAAAAGGATTGTTTCCAGGCCTATTCCTGGAAAATTGAATACGTATCTATTTTTGTTATCGGTTCAAGCAGGCAAAGAGTCGGTTCCTTTGGAAAAGGCTCTTCGTAAGGCTGAACAATATGCTATTTGGCTTAAATCTTTGGGGTCTTATCCCATAAGGGAAACCTTTAATGTTTAA
- a CDS encoding cysteine desulfurase family protein: protein MTRFIYLDHNATTPVDSEVLKEMVPFFSVYYGNPSSPYRLGQEAKQYVKKSRIALARFLGCEEEEIVFTSCGTESNNAAILSALRTTGKKRVITTATEHSAIYELCVDLEKRGFEVLRIGVNASGLLKIEEIEKHLTADTAIVSVMWANNETGVVFPIEQIAAMCQEKGVLFHTDAVQAIGKIPIDLSKVPVDFLSLTGHKFYAPKGIGALFIRKGKQFEPFMRGGSQEMHRRAGTENVPAIIGMGKAIELLSQNMEEDNKRILQLRNLLESRILEEIPFTKVNGDKEQRIVNTTNILFEGVDSETLLFDLDQKGIYASGGSACTTGSLKPSRVLTAMGLNPIEAKSSVRFSLGRSNTEEEIHRAVDEIKKSVEKIRKKLPKSS from the coding sequence ATGACCCGATTCATATACTTGGATCACAATGCAACTACTCCTGTTGATTCTGAAGTTCTTAAAGAAATGGTTCCCTTTTTTTCTGTCTACTATGGGAACCCTTCCAGTCCATATCGACTCGGTCAGGAAGCCAAGCAGTATGTAAAAAAATCAAGGATTGCTCTTGCTCGGTTTCTAGGTTGCGAAGAAGAAGAAATTGTTTTCACTAGCTGTGGGACTGAATCAAATAATGCTGCGATCCTGTCGGCGCTTCGAACCACAGGCAAAAAAAGAGTCATTACGACAGCCACGGAACATTCCGCTATTTATGAGTTATGCGTTGATTTGGAGAAAAGAGGGTTTGAAGTTCTGAGAATTGGTGTGAATGCATCTGGTTTGTTAAAGATAGAAGAGATAGAAAAACATCTGACTGCAGATACAGCTATAGTCTCTGTGATGTGGGCCAATAACGAGACCGGCGTAGTTTTTCCTATCGAGCAAATCGCAGCGATGTGTCAAGAAAAAGGGGTGTTATTTCATACCGATGCGGTGCAGGCGATTGGGAAAATTCCGATTGATCTATCTAAGGTTCCCGTTGACTTTCTTTCTTTGACTGGTCATAAGTTTTACGCACCAAAAGGGATTGGTGCCTTGTTCATTCGTAAAGGGAAACAGTTTGAACCTTTTATGCGAGGAGGATCTCAAGAGATGCATCGTCGTGCTGGAACAGAAAATGTCCCGGCCATTATTGGAATGGGTAAAGCTATCGAGCTCCTCTCTCAGAACATGGAAGAAGATAATAAGAGGATTTTGCAGCTAAGGAATCTTTTAGAATCGAGAATCTTAGAAGAAATTCCTTTTACAAAAGTCAATGGCGATAAAGAGCAAAGAATTGTTAATACGACAAATATTCTTTTTGAAGGCGTGGATTCAGAAACTCTTCTTTTTGATCTTGACCAAAAAGGCATATATGCTTCCGGTGGATCAGCTTGCACAACAGGTTCATTGAAGCCATCTAGGGTATTGACAGCCATGGGTCTTAATCCTATAGAAGCCAAATCAAGTGTTCGTTTTTCCTTAGGAAGGTCTAATACTGAAGAAGAGATTCATAGAGCTGTTGACGAGATTAAAAAGTCTGTGGAAAAAATAAGAAAAAAATTACCCAAATCTTCGTAG
- a CDS encoding glycosyltransferase family 9 protein — translation MLIIRAGGLGDFIQTLPAIYILKNLAQPSKLDLLGTRRFGILGENRYYFDKVYDIEEAFFTPLFSQDLIPRLALRDYFASVDIVLCYTPDEQGILRKNLYALGVKKVIYCPPFRGVGNVVEWLAKPIMELGIINSLDCLPPPMIFPSKEDDEKALGLLCGIEKEKVKIAIHPGSGSQKKCWPVENWLSFCQRIQKMGCRLILIMGPAEMERKELSEIPADVRIINQDLPSVGAILKLCNLFCGHDSGITQLAMAVGCPSIALFGPTDPTTWMYPRLDKRFKILWNKERRLTFSVDEVFSCFLKCLKEGV, via the coding sequence ATGCTGATCATCAGGGCTGGAGGCTTGGGGGATTTTATACAGACTTTACCAGCTATTTATATTTTAAAGAATCTGGCGCAACCTTCCAAGCTGGATCTCCTTGGAACTCGTAGATTTGGGATTCTAGGCGAAAATCGGTATTATTTTGATAAGGTTTACGATATAGAAGAAGCTTTTTTTACCCCTCTTTTTTCTCAAGATCTTATCCCCAGATTAGCTCTTAGAGACTATTTTGCGTCTGTTGACATTGTTCTCTGTTATACCCCTGATGAACAAGGGATTTTGAGAAAAAATCTCTATGCTTTAGGAGTCAAAAAAGTGATTTACTGTCCACCTTTCAGAGGCGTAGGAAATGTTGTGGAATGGCTTGCTAAGCCCATTATGGAATTAGGCATCATAAATTCTTTAGACTGTCTTCCCCCGCCAATGATTTTTCCCTCTAAAGAAGATGACGAAAAGGCATTAGGCTTATTATGTGGCATAGAAAAGGAAAAAGTAAAAATTGCTATTCATCCTGGAAGTGGAAGTCAAAAAAAATGTTGGCCAGTAGAAAATTGGCTTTCTTTTTGTCAGCGCATACAAAAAATGGGCTGTCGGCTTATCCTCATAATGGGGCCAGCTGAAATGGAAAGAAAAGAGTTAAGTGAGATTCCAGCCGATGTAAGAATAATAAATCAAGATCTTCCATCGGTGGGTGCTATCCTCAAATTGTGTAACTTATTCTGTGGACATGATAGTGGTATAACACAGTTGGCTATGGCCGTTGGATGTCCTTCAATTGCTTTATTTGGTCCTACAGACCCAACCACTTGGATGTACCCAAGACTGGACAAAAGATTCAAAATATTGTGGAATAAGGAAAGAAGACTAACATTTAGCGTAGATGAAGTTTTTAGTTGTTTTCTGAAATGTTTAAAAGAAGGTGTTTAA
- a CDS encoding histidinol-phosphatase HisJ family protein codes for MLFDYHLHTPLCGHAVGEPSEYVKVAIENRLVEVGFADHNPMPHYFDDWRMSIDQLGEYFQMIEETRKEFPNYPIRLGLECDFLLGYEKHIQFLATLAPWDYLIGSVHYISKDWDIDNPSKLNKWDEYSVEAVWTEYFALYTKMACSGLFDFLAHPDLVKKFNRKPQQDLSFYYKEAINAMADHHLAFEINTAGLRKPVQEIYPEKRFLEMAYEKRIPILISSDAHSPAEVGSDFDKALCLVKEVGYRELTRFNSRKKVVYPL; via the coding sequence ATGCTTTTTGACTATCATCTTCATACTCCACTATGTGGTCATGCTGTTGGAGAACCGTCGGAGTATGTTAAAGTGGCGATAGAAAACAGACTAGTCGAAGTGGGGTTTGCAGATCATAACCCTATGCCACATTATTTCGATGACTGGAGAATGTCTATTGATCAGCTCGGAGAATATTTCCAAATGATTGAAGAAACAAGAAAAGAATTTCCAAACTATCCTATAAGGCTTGGATTAGAGTGTGATTTTCTTTTGGGGTATGAAAAGCATATTCAGTTTTTAGCGACTTTAGCTCCCTGGGACTATCTTATAGGCTCCGTACACTATATTTCTAAGGATTGGGACATTGATAATCCCTCAAAATTAAATAAATGGGATGAATATTCAGTTGAAGCCGTCTGGACTGAATATTTTGCTTTGTATACAAAGATGGCTTGTTCGGGCCTTTTCGATTTTTTAGCACATCCTGATTTGGTAAAAAAATTTAACCGGAAACCACAACAAGATCTTTCTTTTTATTACAAAGAAGCCATTAATGCGATGGCTGATCATCATCTTGCTTTTGAAATTAATACGGCAGGTCTCAGAAAACCAGTTCAAGAAATTTATCCAGAAAAACGCTTTCTAGAAATGGCTTATGAAAAAAGAATTCCTATTTTAATTAGTTCTGATGCCCACAGTCCTGCCGAAGTCGGCAGCGACTTTGATAAAGCTCTTTGCCTAGTCAAAGAGGTTGGTTACAGGGAGCTGACACGATTTAATTCAAGGAAAAAAGTCGTTTATCCTTTATAA
- a CDS encoding carbon-nitrogen hydrolase has protein sequence MVRVALIQSIGAVDPTQGLAHHLELISQAKELGAEIICTQELFKTRYFCNRIDPEFFSWAEDINGPTLQCFMEIAKKLQVVLIGSIFEKRAPGLYHNTAIVVDADGSYLGCYRKAHIPDDPGYFEKYYFAAGDNDFPVFQTRYARIGVLICWDQWFPEAARIAALKGAQIIFYPTAIGWLVEEKMAFGQDQLTAWLTIQRAHAIANGVFVASINRTGVEGDEKSRCIEFWGRSFLVDPFGRIIKQAGEKEEILVGELDFSLIEKTRINWPFLRDRRIDLYEQITRRYFP, from the coding sequence ATGGTAAGGGTGGCGCTTATTCAAAGCATTGGAGCTGTTGATCCGACTCAAGGACTGGCTCATCATTTGGAACTCATCAGCCAAGCGAAAGAACTCGGCGCAGAGATTATATGTACTCAGGAACTTTTTAAAACCCGTTATTTTTGTAATCGAATTGATCCTGAATTTTTTAGTTGGGCTGAAGACATTAATGGTCCTACCCTTCAATGCTTCATGGAAATTGCTAAAAAACTTCAGGTTGTATTGATTGGATCGATCTTTGAAAAGCGGGCTCCTGGATTATATCACAATACGGCTATTGTAGTGGATGCAGATGGAAGCTATTTGGGCTGTTATAGAAAAGCGCATATTCCGGATGATCCAGGTTATTTTGAGAAATACTATTTTGCAGCTGGAGACAACGACTTTCCTGTTTTCCAGACCCGTTATGCAAGAATTGGAGTCTTAATTTGTTGGGATCAATGGTTTCCAGAAGCTGCTAGAATTGCTGCCTTAAAGGGGGCTCAGATCATTTTTTATCCTACCGCTATCGGATGGCTTGTAGAAGAAAAAATGGCCTTTGGACAAGATCAGTTGACAGCTTGGCTAACTATTCAGCGAGCACATGCCATTGCCAATGGAGTTTTCGTAGCTTCCATTAATCGAACTGGGGTAGAAGGAGACGAAAAAAGTCGTTGTATTGAGTTCTGGGGGAGAAGTTTTTTGGTTGATCCCTTTGGTAGAATCATCAAACAAGCTGGAGAAAAAGAAGAAATTCTGGTTGGAGAACTGGATTTTAGCCTCATAGAGAAGACGAGAATAAATTGGCCCTTTTTACGGGATCGGAGGATCGACCTTTATGAACAAATCACTCGAAGATATTTTCCTTAA
- a CDS encoding agmatine deiminase family protein, which produces MHTGSFRNKNSLTASLCCFIFPAEWEKHRATWLTWPRKESISFPGLSHAAEEIWIQLALAISQDELVRINVFDKTQFVEVENLFKERGGEINKKIFLYENPAYEPWCRDHGPIFVRNEEEIAVVDFIYNAWGGKYPPYDLDDRVPERIGKYLGMRVFSPGIVVEGGAIDSNGSGVLLASRKSIDNPNRNPGVGLKVIEKIFYEFLGIKKVIWLEAEIMGDDTDGHVDQYSRFVSVNTIACAFERNASDGNYLSLRKNIEQLAKECDYRGKPFEIVEVPMPNPVIKNGMRLPASYLNFYLTNHSLFVPVFEDPMDEVAQEILQGLFPERKICPFFAKDLVWGLGAIHCITQQEPGW; this is translated from the coding sequence ATGCATACGGGCTCTTTCAGAAATAAAAATTCTCTAACTGCTTCATTATGCTGTTTTATATTCCCAGCCGAATGGGAAAAGCATAGAGCAACTTGGCTTACTTGGCCTAGAAAAGAAAGTATAAGTTTTCCAGGACTTTCCCATGCAGCTGAAGAAATCTGGATTCAACTGGCATTGGCTATCTCCCAGGATGAGTTGGTGAGAATAAACGTGTTTGATAAAACGCAGTTTGTTGAGGTAGAGAATCTTTTCAAAGAGCGGGGGGGAGAAATCAACAAAAAAATTTTTTTATACGAAAATCCCGCATATGAACCATGGTGTAGGGATCATGGACCGATTTTTGTTCGCAACGAAGAGGAAATAGCCGTTGTGGACTTTATTTATAATGCCTGGGGTGGAAAATATCCTCCCTATGATCTGGATGATCGTGTTCCGGAAAGAATTGGAAAATACTTAGGAATGCGGGTTTTTTCCCCAGGGATTGTTGTGGAAGGAGGGGCTATCGATTCCAACGGCAGTGGAGTGCTTCTTGCTTCCAGAAAAAGTATTGATAATCCCAATAGAAATCCTGGAGTTGGCCTAAAAGTAATCGAAAAGATATTTTATGAATTTCTTGGAATCAAGAAAGTAATTTGGCTAGAGGCGGAAATCATGGGGGATGATACCGATGGCCATGTCGACCAGTACAGCAGGTTTGTGAGTGTCAATACCATAGCTTGCGCATTTGAACGAAATGCTTCGGATGGCAATTATCTAAGTCTTCGAAAGAATATCGAACAATTAGCTAAAGAATGTGATTACCGAGGGAAGCCTTTTGAAATAGTCGAAGTGCCAATGCCTAACCCTGTCATAAAAAATGGAATGCGATTGCCCGCTTCGTATTTAAATTTTTATCTGACAAATCATTCCCTCTTTGTTCCTGTTTTTGAAGACCCAATGGATGAAGTAGCTCAAGAAATTTTGCAAGGTCTTTTTCCCGAAAGAAAAATCTGTCCTTTTTTTGCCAAAGATTTAGTTTGGGGATTGGGAGCCATTCACTGCATCACTCAACAGGAACCAGGTTGGTAA
- a CDS encoding molybdopterin molybdotransferase MoeA, with translation MMNQQPFTYVSIAQALEIIEKTIHEIKGDKLLPLDESLNSVTAEDIFSPTAFPPFDISMMDGYAFCSEALLENKEKEFVVAAEVYAGMPILEDFHPNQCVRVATGAVVPKPFDLVVVQEEIHLENGRVKIKGSYKKGENIRKAGEEIKKGELLFHKGIKVDPRTINLLATLGITHLRVKSKPVVYLLSTGTELKTVGATLEMGQLYDSNRIFLFSALKELGVEVIGGNIIADDMEELEKEMDKAKRCNANLILSTGGLSVGEKDFVAKFIDTQCKIYFKKIAIKPGRPFSFASFHGIPFIALPGNPAAVVVCFYELVRKAVAKLMGWSRNPFLKFQAHLAMDIAKKPGRTEYYFAKEEDCQGKIMVHPVSLADPSGVFPATKADVLISLAQELSLIPKNTLVDCVRL, from the coding sequence ATGATGAATCAACAACCTTTTACTTATGTTTCCATCGCTCAAGCCTTGGAGATAATAGAGAAAACCATTCACGAAATCAAAGGGGATAAACTTCTTCCCTTAGATGAATCATTAAATTCAGTCACTGCTGAGGATATTTTTTCCCCTACGGCCTTTCCTCCTTTTGATATCTCAATGATGGATGGGTATGCTTTTTGTTCAGAAGCTCTTTTAGAAAATAAAGAAAAAGAGTTTGTCGTGGCAGCTGAAGTGTATGCAGGGATGCCCATTTTGGAAGATTTCCACCCCAATCAATGCGTTAGAGTAGCCACAGGGGCGGTTGTGCCTAAGCCCTTTGATCTGGTTGTCGTCCAAGAAGAGATTCATCTAGAGAATGGCCGCGTCAAAATAAAAGGTTCCTATAAAAAGGGTGAAAATATCCGAAAAGCTGGGGAGGAAATCAAAAAAGGGGAATTGCTTTTTCATAAAGGGATAAAAGTAGATCCCAGGACGATCAATCTTTTAGCAACTTTAGGCATTACCCACCTAAGAGTAAAAAGCAAACCGGTTGTATACTTGTTAAGCACGGGGACTGAACTTAAAACAGTTGGAGCAACTCTTGAGATGGGTCAGCTTTATGATAGCAATAGGATTTTTCTCTTCAGTGCTTTAAAGGAGCTTGGAGTGGAGGTGATTGGAGGAAATATAATAGCTGACGATATGGAAGAACTAGAAAAGGAAATGGATAAGGCCAAGAGGTGCAATGCCAATCTTATATTATCTACTGGGGGATTGTCTGTTGGAGAAAAAGATTTTGTTGCTAAATTTATTGATACACAATGTAAAATTTATTTTAAAAAAATTGCTATCAAGCCCGGTCGTCCCTTCTCCTTTGCGTCTTTTCATGGAATTCCATTTATAGCTCTTCCTGGGAATCCTGCAGCGGTTGTGGTCTGTTTTTATGAACTGGTAAGAAAGGCTGTTGCCAAACTCATGGGATGGTCTAGAAATCCGTTTTTAAAATTTCAGGCGCATCTAGCGATGGATATAGCAAAAAAACCTGGGAGAACAGAATACTATTTTGCAAAAGAAGAGGATTGCCAAGGCAAAATAATGGTTCATCCGGTATCGTTGGCAGATCCTTCAGGGGTTTTTCCTGCGACAAAAGCCGATGTTCTTATTAGTTTGGCTCAAGAGTTGAGCCTCATCCCCAAAAATACGCTTGTAGATTGTGTGCGACTTTGA